One genomic window of Hymenobacter sp. J193 includes the following:
- a CDS encoding 50S ribosomal protein L25/general stress protein Ctc translates to MKSLEIVGFKRANLGKKDAKAIRLESYVPCVLYGGAEQVHFSAPAILFRELLYTPEVHIVDLNVEGTMYRAIVQDAQFHPVNEMLLHVDFLELQEGKEVKMDIPVKYMGTSPGVQQGGKLVSKLRKLKVKAAPENLPDFVEVDISDLGLGKSIKVSKVEPKGYTILTNPQAPIATVTIPRALKGTLNADK, encoded by the coding sequence ATGAAAAGCCTCGAGATTGTAGGGTTTAAAAGAGCGAATCTCGGTAAGAAAGATGCCAAGGCCATCCGCCTCGAGTCGTACGTACCGTGCGTACTGTACGGCGGCGCTGAGCAAGTGCATTTTTCCGCTCCCGCTATCCTGTTCCGTGAGCTGCTGTACACCCCCGAGGTGCACATTGTAGATCTGAACGTGGAAGGCACCATGTACCGCGCCATCGTGCAGGACGCCCAGTTCCACCCCGTGAACGAAATGCTGCTGCACGTTGACTTCCTGGAGCTGCAGGAGGGTAAAGAAGTGAAGATGGATATTCCCGTGAAGTACATGGGAACCTCGCCCGGCGTACAGCAGGGTGGCAAGCTGGTAAGCAAGCTGCGTAAGCTGAAAGTAAAGGCTGCTCCCGAGAACCTGCCCGATTTCGTGGAGGTTGACATCTCGGATCTGGGCCTGGGCAAATCCATTAAAGTGAGCAAAGTGGAGCCTAAAGGCTACACCATCCTCACCAACCCCCAGGCGCCTATTGCCACCGTTACCATCCCACGTGCCCTCAAAGGCACGCTCAACGCCGACAAGTAA
- the pth gene encoding aminoacyl-tRNA hydrolase, giving the protein MSKFLVLCLGNIGPEYANTRHNVGFMVGDYLAQKHDAAPWALGRHAFTTEIRHKGHTFVLAKPTTYMNLSGKAAAHWLSALKLTKEQMLVVTDDLALPFGKLRLKAKGSAGGQNGLKHIQETLGSDEYARLRFGIDSSFSKGRQVDYVLSPFSADENIDLEGRLEKAAEAVLAFGTMGVERAMNVVNVK; this is encoded by the coding sequence GTGAGCAAGTTTTTAGTGCTGTGCCTGGGCAACATCGGGCCGGAATACGCCAATACGCGGCACAACGTAGGCTTTATGGTGGGCGACTACCTGGCCCAAAAGCACGACGCCGCACCCTGGGCGCTGGGCCGGCACGCCTTCACTACCGAAATCCGCCATAAGGGCCACACCTTCGTGCTGGCCAAGCCCACTACATACATGAACCTGAGCGGTAAGGCAGCGGCTCACTGGCTAAGCGCGCTCAAGCTGACGAAAGAGCAGATGCTCGTCGTCACCGATGACCTGGCGTTGCCCTTCGGCAAGCTGCGGCTGAAAGCCAAAGGCTCGGCCGGCGGCCAGAATGGCCTGAAGCACATCCAGGAAACTCTCGGCTCCGACGAATACGCCCGCCTGCGCTTCGGCATCGACTCCAGCTTCTCGAAGGGCCGCCAGGTAGACTACGTACTCAGCCCCTTCTCGGCCGATGAAAACATTGATCTAGAAGGCCGCCTGGAAAAAGCCGCCGAAGCGGTGCTGGCCTTCGGCACCATGGGCGTGGAGCGGGCCATGAACGTGGTGAACGTGAAGTAA
- the metG gene encoding methionine--tRNA ligase encodes MSATFPQRYTVTAALPYANGPVHIGHLAGVYLPADIYVRYLRAQQRDVKFICGSDEHGVPITIRAQKEGVTPQQVVDKYHAIIRDSFKDFGVSFDIYSRTSNETHREVASGFFKKLYEEGKFIEQTSEQYYDEKADQFLADRYIVGTCPNCGNENAYGDQCEKCGTSLSPTELINPRSMLSGNQPVLRETKHWYLPLDQYEPWLREWIVEGHKQDWKANVYGQCKSWIDQGLHPRAVTRDLDWGVPVPVAGAEGKVLYVWFDAPIGYISATKDLLPDTWETYWKDPETKLVHFIGKDNIVFHCIIFPAMLKAHGDYILPDNVPANEFLNLEGDKISTSRNWAVWLHEYLQDFPGQADVLRYVLCANAPETKDNDFTWKDFQARNNNELVANLGNFVNRAVVLTHKFFEGKVPAAVGFTTEDEDVLRQLQEFPQRIGELIDNYRFRDALNELMNLSRLGNKYLADQEPWKLIKIDEARTGTVLHVSLQLAAALVTLLEPFLPEAAARLGRMLNTEKGTWPQAGRPDALPAGHQLAEAALLFTKIEDATVEAQVQKLLDTKKANELAAAVSAPAKADVSFEQFQQMDLRIGTIVAAEKVAKTKKLLKLSVDLGFEEPRTIVSGIAEHFLPEALIGQQVQVLLNLAPREIKGIQSQGMLLMAENADGVLSLMQPSSPVRPGSGVA; translated from the coding sequence ATGTCTGCTACTTTTCCCCAACGCTATACCGTTACGGCCGCGCTGCCTTATGCCAACGGCCCCGTGCACATCGGCCACCTGGCCGGCGTATACCTGCCCGCCGATATCTACGTGCGCTACCTGCGCGCCCAGCAGCGCGACGTGAAATTCATCTGCGGCTCCGATGAGCACGGCGTACCCATCACCATCCGGGCCCAGAAGGAAGGCGTGACGCCCCAGCAGGTCGTGGATAAGTACCACGCCATTATCCGCGACTCATTCAAGGATTTCGGGGTGTCGTTTGATATCTACTCGCGCACGTCCAACGAGACGCACCGCGAGGTAGCCAGCGGCTTTTTCAAGAAGCTCTACGAGGAAGGCAAGTTCATCGAGCAGACCTCCGAGCAGTACTATGACGAGAAGGCCGACCAGTTTCTGGCTGACCGCTACATCGTAGGCACTTGCCCCAACTGCGGCAACGAAAATGCCTACGGCGACCAGTGCGAGAAGTGCGGCACCTCGCTCAGCCCTACCGAACTGATCAACCCGCGCTCCATGCTCTCGGGCAACCAGCCCGTGCTGCGCGAAACCAAGCACTGGTATTTGCCCCTCGACCAGTATGAGCCCTGGCTGCGCGAGTGGATTGTGGAAGGCCACAAGCAGGACTGGAAAGCCAACGTATACGGCCAGTGCAAGAGCTGGATAGACCAGGGCCTGCACCCCCGCGCCGTAACCCGCGACCTGGACTGGGGCGTGCCCGTGCCGGTAGCCGGGGCTGAAGGCAAGGTGCTCTACGTATGGTTTGATGCGCCCATCGGCTACATCTCGGCCACCAAGGACCTGCTGCCCGACACCTGGGAAACCTACTGGAAAGACCCCGAAACCAAGCTGGTGCACTTCATTGGCAAGGACAACATCGTGTTCCACTGCATCATCTTCCCGGCGATGCTCAAGGCCCACGGCGACTACATCCTGCCCGACAACGTGCCCGCCAACGAGTTCCTGAACCTGGAGGGTGACAAAATCAGCACGAGCCGCAACTGGGCCGTGTGGCTGCATGAATACCTGCAGGATTTCCCCGGCCAGGCCGACGTGCTGCGCTACGTGCTCTGCGCCAACGCCCCCGAAACCAAGGACAACGACTTCACCTGGAAAGACTTCCAGGCCCGTAACAACAACGAACTGGTAGCCAACCTCGGCAACTTCGTGAACCGCGCTGTGGTGCTCACCCACAAGTTTTTTGAAGGCAAAGTACCGGCTGCCGTGGGTTTCACCACCGAAGATGAGGATGTGCTGCGCCAGCTCCAGGAGTTTCCGCAGCGCATCGGGGAGCTGATTGACAACTACCGCTTTCGCGACGCGCTGAACGAGCTGATGAACCTCTCGCGCCTCGGCAACAAGTACCTGGCCGACCAGGAGCCCTGGAAGCTCATCAAAATCGACGAAGCCCGCACCGGCACGGTTTTACACGTGTCCCTGCAGCTAGCCGCTGCCCTCGTGACGCTGCTGGAGCCCTTCCTGCCCGAAGCGGCCGCCCGTCTGGGCCGCATGCTCAACACCGAAAAAGGCACCTGGCCCCAGGCCGGCCGCCCCGACGCGCTGCCTGCCGGCCACCAGCTCGCGGAAGCCGCGCTGCTCTTCACCAAGATAGAAGACGCCACCGTGGAAGCCCAGGTGCAGAAGCTGCTAGATACCAAGAAAGCCAACGAGCTGGCCGCTGCCGTTTCGGCCCCGGCCAAAGCCGACGTAAGCTTCGAGCAGTTCCAGCAGATGGACTTGCGCATCGGTACCATTGTGGCCGCCGAGAAGGTCGCCAAAACCAAAAAGCTGCTCAAGCTAAGTGTTGACCTCGGTTTCGAGGAGCCGCGCACCATCGTGTCGGGCATTGCCGAGCACTTCCTGCCCGAGGCCCTCATCGGCCAGCAGGTACAGGTGCTGCTCAACCTCGCGCCCCGCGAAATCAAAGGCATCCAAAGCCAGGGCATGCTCCTGATGGCCGAAAATGCTGACGGCGTGCTGTCTCTGATGCAGCCCAGCAGCCCCGTGCGGCCCGGCTCCGGCGTAGCGTAG
- the msrB gene encoding peptide-methionine (R)-S-oxide reductase MsrB: MRSSLLILLLSVFTLNSACSQKKPVAVEKPQAPTQPTAAAKAYPKPRLVTGKPDEFPIRKTDAQWKAQLTPDQYFILRQQGTERPFTGKYHDNHEKGNYYCAADHNLLFSSETKFESGTGWPSFWAPASENSLKVTADNTYGMSRDELLCAQCGGHLGHVFNDGPKPTGLRYCMDGNGMVFEKAK; the protein is encoded by the coding sequence ATGCGTTCTTCCTTGCTTATTCTGCTGCTGTCTGTCTTTACTCTGAACTCGGCCTGCTCCCAGAAAAAACCCGTGGCCGTAGAAAAGCCTCAGGCGCCCACGCAGCCCACGGCCGCCGCCAAAGCCTATCCCAAGCCCCGGCTAGTGACGGGCAAGCCCGACGAGTTTCCCATCCGCAAAACCGATGCGCAGTGGAAAGCCCAGCTTACGCCCGATCAGTACTTCATTCTGCGGCAGCAGGGCACTGAGCGACCTTTCACGGGCAAGTACCACGACAACCACGAGAAAGGCAACTACTACTGCGCCGCCGACCACAATCTGCTGTTTTCCTCGGAAACCAAGTTTGAGTCGGGTACCGGCTGGCCCAGCTTCTGGGCCCCGGCCTCCGAAAACAGCCTGAAAGTAACGGCCGACAACACCTACGGCATGAGCCGCGACGAGCTGCTGTGCGCCCAGTGCGGCGGCCACCTCGGCCACGTCTTCAACGACGGACCCAAGCCCACCGGCCTGCGCTACTGCATGGATGGCAACGGCATGGTATTCGAAAAAGCCAAGTAG
- the typA gene encoding translational GTPase TypA has product MQNIRNIAIIAHVDHGKTTLVDKIIHASKLFDEHQQFDDLILDNNDLERERGITIVSKNVSVRYKDVKINIIDTPGHADFGGEVERVLKMADGVLLLVDAFEGAMPQTRFVLGKAIDLGLKPIVVVNKVDKENCRPDEVHEQVFDLMFNLGANEDQLDFVTLYGSSKQGWMSTDWKEKTDSIIPLLDAVVASIPPAPTLDGTPQMQVTSLDYSSFVGRIAIGRVHRGTLKEGSNMSLVKRDGTIKKVKIKELQVFEGLGRTKVSEVSSGEICAVTGIEGFEIGDTLADAENPEGLAIISIDEPTMNMLFTINNSPFFGKEGKFVTSRHLRDRLFKETEKNLALRVKETDKEDTFLVYGRGILHLSVLIETMRREGFELQVGQPQVLFREDENGNRTEPIEHLVVDVPEETAGKVIELVTMRKGELTIMEPKGDLQHLEFNIPARGLIGLRNNVLTATAGEAIMNHRFQSYEPYKGVIPGRISGSLISMDTGAGTAYTIDKMQDRGEFFVDPGEEVYAGQVIGEHTRPNDLTINIQKGKKLTNMRASGTDDNVKIVPKRQFSLEEAMEYIQKDEYLEVTPKSVRMRKILLDENERLRSAKKVD; this is encoded by the coding sequence ATGCAGAACATTCGCAATATCGCCATCATCGCGCACGTTGACCACGGCAAGACTACGCTCGTGGACAAGATCATTCACGCCTCCAAGCTGTTCGACGAGCACCAGCAGTTCGACGACCTCATCCTTGACAACAACGACCTGGAGCGTGAGCGGGGCATTACCATCGTCTCCAAAAACGTATCGGTACGGTACAAAGACGTAAAAATCAACATCATCGACACCCCTGGTCACGCCGACTTCGGCGGCGAGGTGGAGCGGGTGCTCAAGATGGCCGACGGCGTATTGCTGCTCGTCGATGCCTTCGAAGGCGCCATGCCCCAGACCCGTTTCGTGCTGGGCAAAGCCATTGACCTGGGCCTCAAGCCCATCGTGGTGGTAAACAAAGTCGATAAAGAAAACTGCCGCCCCGACGAGGTACACGAGCAGGTTTTCGACCTGATGTTCAACCTCGGCGCCAACGAAGACCAGCTGGACTTCGTGACCTTGTACGGCTCCTCGAAGCAGGGCTGGATGAGCACCGACTGGAAAGAGAAAACCGACAGCATCATCCCGCTGCTCGACGCCGTAGTAGCCTCCATTCCCCCCGCTCCTACCCTGGACGGCACGCCCCAGATGCAGGTTACCTCGCTCGACTACTCGTCGTTCGTGGGCCGTATCGCCATCGGCCGCGTACACCGCGGTACGCTGAAGGAAGGCTCGAACATGAGCCTGGTGAAGCGTGACGGCACTATCAAGAAAGTAAAAATCAAAGAGCTGCAGGTGTTCGAAGGCCTGGGCCGTACCAAGGTTTCGGAGGTTAGCTCCGGCGAAATCTGCGCCGTAACCGGCATCGAAGGCTTTGAAATCGGGGATACGCTGGCTGATGCCGAGAACCCCGAGGGGCTGGCCATCATCAGTATCGACGAGCCGACGATGAACATGCTGTTCACCATCAACAACTCGCCGTTCTTCGGTAAGGAAGGCAAGTTTGTGACCTCGCGCCACCTGCGTGACCGTCTGTTCAAGGAAACCGAGAAAAACCTGGCCCTGCGCGTTAAGGAAACCGATAAGGAAGACACATTCCTCGTCTACGGCCGCGGTATTCTTCACTTGTCGGTTCTCATCGAAACGATGCGCCGCGAAGGGTTTGAGCTGCAGGTAGGCCAGCCGCAGGTACTGTTCCGTGAAGACGAGAACGGCAACCGCACCGAGCCCATCGAGCACCTGGTGGTAGACGTACCGGAGGAAACGGCCGGCAAGGTTATCGAGCTGGTGACGATGCGCAAAGGCGAGCTGACCATCATGGAGCCCAAGGGCGACCTGCAGCACCTGGAGTTCAACATCCCGGCCCGCGGCCTGATCGGCCTGCGGAACAACGTGCTGACCGCCACCGCCGGTGAAGCCATCATGAACCACCGCTTCCAGAGCTACGAGCCGTACAAAGGCGTAATCCCCGGTCGTATCTCCGGTTCGCTGATTTCGATGGACACTGGTGCCGGCACCGCCTACACCATCGACAAGATGCAGGACCGCGGTGAGTTCTTCGTGGATCCAGGCGAAGAGGTGTACGCCGGTCAGGTTATCGGTGAGCACACCCGCCCCAACGACCTGACCATCAACATCCAGAAAGGCAAGAAGCTCACGAACATGCGTGCTTCCGGCACGGATGACAACGTGAAGATTGTGCCCAAGCGCCAGTTCTCTTTGGAAGAAGCCATGGAATACATCCAGAAGGATGAGTACCTGGAGGTGACGCCGAAGTCGGTGCGGATGCGCAAAATCCTGCTCGACGAAAACGAGCGTCTGCGTTCGGCCAAGAAAGTAGACTAG
- a CDS encoding cytochrome d ubiquinol oxidase subunit II, whose amino-acid sequence MQYVVITYLCLAICLYLLLGGADFGAGIMELFTRSKNRSVARQTMSHAIGPIWEANHMWLIIAVVILFVGFPRIYGVMSVSLHIPLVVMLLGIIARGTAFVFRHYDAVKDRMQMLYNRIFALSSAITPFFLGVLAASVLAGYVDPAATDFLTAYVWSWLHWFAVAVGAFTVALCGFLASVYSIGETHNEADKRYFIRKTRTMTIITFLAGGLVFVAAGFEGIPLGQWIFGSWVGASAVGLATLSLGGLFYAVSRGHTTLPRLLAGFQVTMILLAIGYRHFPDFVVLRHGPNLSLLRDQAPAATMQALGWALLLGSIFILPALYYLYYSFQHEAEEVAEGTTIAVRK is encoded by the coding sequence ATGCAATACGTCGTCATTACTTACCTGTGCCTGGCCATCTGTCTGTACCTGCTGCTGGGCGGCGCCGACTTTGGCGCGGGCATTATGGAACTGTTCACGCGAAGCAAAAACCGCAGCGTCGCCCGTCAGACCATGTCGCACGCCATCGGGCCTATCTGGGAGGCCAACCACATGTGGCTCATCATTGCGGTGGTGATTCTGTTTGTGGGTTTCCCGCGCATCTACGGCGTCATGTCGGTGAGCCTGCACATTCCGCTGGTGGTGATGCTGCTCGGTATTATTGCCCGCGGCACCGCTTTCGTGTTCCGCCACTACGACGCCGTGAAGGACCGGATGCAGATGCTCTATAACCGCATTTTCGCGCTTTCCAGCGCCATAACGCCGTTTTTTCTGGGCGTGCTGGCCGCCAGCGTGCTGGCTGGCTACGTAGACCCCGCCGCCACCGATTTTCTGACGGCCTACGTATGGAGCTGGCTGCACTGGTTTGCCGTAGCCGTGGGCGCGTTTACGGTGGCGCTTTGTGGCTTTCTGGCCAGCGTGTACAGCATCGGCGAAACGCACAATGAAGCGGATAAGCGCTACTTCATCCGCAAGACGCGCACCATGACTATCATTACCTTTCTGGCCGGCGGGCTGGTATTTGTGGCGGCCGGGTTCGAGGGCATTCCGCTTGGGCAATGGATATTTGGCAGCTGGGTAGGCGCCTCAGCGGTAGGTTTGGCTACGTTGTCATTGGGCGGGCTGTTCTACGCCGTCAGCCGGGGGCATACCACGCTGCCGCGCCTGCTGGCCGGCTTTCAGGTGACGATGATTCTACTGGCCATTGGCTACCGGCACTTCCCCGATTTTGTGGTGCTGCGGCACGGCCCTAACCTGTCCTTGCTGCGCGACCAGGCTCCGGCCGCTACCATGCAGGCGCTGGGCTGGGCCTTGCTGCTAGGCAGCATATTTATTCTGCCGGCGCTGTACTACCTCTACTACAGCTTTCAGCACGAGGCAGAAGAAGTGGCCGAAGGAACTACCATTGCGGTCCGGAAGTAG
- a CDS encoding cytochrome ubiquinol oxidase subunit I, giving the protein MDDFLAARSQMALSLGFHIIFSCIGMVMPFFMAVAHYKWLRGGDETYRNLTKAWSKGVAIFFAVGAVSGTVLSFELGLLWPKFMEHAGPIFGMPFSLEGTAFFIEAIALGFFLYGWGRFHPWFHWFTGVVVGVSGLASGILVVAANAWMNSPAGFDYVNGQYLNIDPMRAMFNDAWLSQALHMTLAAFAATGFAVAGVHALMVLKRRNIHFHFRAFRIAAVFGTVAAVLQPLSGDFSAKDVARRQPAKLAAMEAHFHTEKSAALVLGGLPNEKEQRVDYAIRIPGALSFLAHGNFEQEVIGLDRIPVADRPPVTVPHLAFQLMVGLGMFMMGLALLYFWALWRRPHWLRADWLLKLFVAAIPAGFIAVEAGWTVTEVGRQPWILYGIMRTRDAVTPMPGIAYSFYLFTAVYLSLSLVVIFLLYRQIKMVPELYDRPDLVEAA; this is encoded by the coding sequence ATGGATGATTTTCTGGCCGCCCGCTCCCAAATGGCTTTATCGTTGGGCTTTCACATCATCTTCTCCTGCATCGGGATGGTGATGCCCTTTTTTATGGCGGTGGCGCACTACAAGTGGCTGCGCGGCGGCGACGAAACCTACCGCAACCTCACCAAAGCCTGGAGCAAGGGCGTAGCCATCTTTTTTGCCGTCGGGGCGGTGTCGGGCACGGTATTGTCATTTGAGCTGGGGCTGCTGTGGCCGAAGTTTATGGAGCATGCCGGTCCCATTTTCGGGATGCCGTTTTCCCTGGAAGGCACCGCGTTTTTCATTGAAGCCATTGCCCTCGGCTTTTTTCTCTATGGCTGGGGCCGGTTTCATCCGTGGTTTCACTGGTTTACGGGCGTGGTAGTAGGCGTGAGCGGGCTGGCTTCGGGCATTCTGGTGGTAGCGGCCAATGCCTGGATGAACAGCCCTGCCGGCTTCGACTACGTGAATGGCCAGTACCTGAACATCGACCCGATGCGGGCCATGTTCAACGATGCCTGGCTTTCCCAGGCCCTGCACATGACGCTGGCAGCGTTTGCCGCTACGGGCTTCGCGGTGGCCGGTGTGCATGCTCTCATGGTACTCAAGCGCCGCAACATCCACTTTCACTTCCGGGCATTTCGAATTGCGGCCGTATTCGGCACGGTGGCGGCTGTACTTCAGCCCTTGAGCGGCGACTTTTCGGCCAAGGACGTGGCCCGGCGCCAGCCCGCCAAGCTGGCGGCTATGGAGGCCCATTTCCACACCGAGAAATCGGCCGCGCTGGTGCTGGGCGGCCTGCCCAACGAAAAGGAGCAGCGCGTGGATTATGCCATCAGGATTCCCGGGGCGCTCAGCTTTCTGGCCCACGGTAACTTCGAGCAGGAAGTCATCGGCCTCGACCGGATTCCCGTGGCTGACCGGCCACCGGTGACGGTGCCGCACCTGGCGTTTCAGCTAATGGTGGGGCTGGGCATGTTTATGATGGGGCTGGCGCTGCTGTACTTCTGGGCCCTATGGCGCCGGCCGCACTGGCTACGCGCCGACTGGCTGCTGAAGCTGTTCGTGGCCGCTATTCCGGCCGGCTTTATTGCCGTGGAAGCGGGCTGGACGGTAACGGAAGTGGGCCGCCAGCCGTGGATTCTGTACGGCATCATGCGCACCCGCGACGCCGTGACGCCGATGCCGGGCATTGCCTACTCATTCTACCTGTTCACGGCCGTCTATCTGTCGCTCAGCTTGGTGGTGATATTCCTGCTCTACCGCCAGATCAAGATGGTGCCGGAACTGTACGACCGGCCGGATTTAGTTGAAGCGGCTTAA
- a CDS encoding MIP/aquaporin family protein — MRTVTLRQCLLAEALGTAVLMLFGTGAVVVNEQTHALGHGGIAAAFGLVVLVLIQGLGHVSGAHVNPAVTLGFWATGRFPGRRVLPYVAAQLVGAFTGSALVKLLAVPGSALGATLPAHGAAQAFGIELFLAFWLMLVILRVTSGFYEQGLLVGLTISATVALEALVAGPLSGASMNPARSLAPAILSGHLTAAWVYVVAPVAGVLLAVAVDRLLELRPPKA; from the coding sequence ATGAGGACAGTTACGCTGCGCCAGTGCCTGCTGGCGGAAGCCCTGGGCACGGCCGTGCTGATGCTTTTCGGCACCGGTGCCGTGGTGGTAAACGAGCAAACCCACGCGCTGGGCCACGGGGGCATAGCCGCCGCCTTCGGGCTGGTGGTGCTCGTCCTGATTCAGGGACTGGGCCACGTGAGCGGGGCACACGTGAACCCAGCCGTGACGCTGGGTTTCTGGGCGACGGGGCGCTTTCCGGGCCGGCGGGTGCTGCCCTACGTGGCTGCACAGCTGGTAGGCGCCTTCACGGGCAGTGCGCTGGTGAAGCTCCTGGCCGTGCCGGGTTCCGCGCTGGGCGCTACGCTACCCGCTCACGGTGCCGCCCAGGCGTTCGGCATCGAGCTGTTTCTCGCGTTCTGGCTTATGCTCGTCATCCTGCGCGTTACGTCCGGCTTCTATGAGCAGGGCTTGCTGGTGGGGCTCACTATTAGCGCCACGGTAGCGCTGGAGGCCCTGGTGGCCGGCCCGCTGAGCGGCGCCTCCATGAACCCGGCCCGCTCCCTGGCGCCCGCCATTCTAAGCGGGCACCTCACCGCCGCCTGGGTGTACGTAGTTGCTCCTGTTGCCGGGGTATTGCTGGCCGTAGCAGTGGACAGGCTGCTGGAGCTGCGCCCGCCCAAGGCCTGA
- the arsS gene encoding arsenosugar biosynthesis radical SAM (seleno)protein ArsS (Some members of this family are selenoproteins.) gives MKSLKATGSQLADPAYQLTVLRADQAEGAFLPPFHQKLREANLFPLRPVAPAVLQVNVGKMCNQVCKHCHVDAGPDRKEIMTRATMQLCLDALAQTDIPTVDLTGGAPEMNPDFRWFVEQIHALGRHIIVRCNLTIIVANKKYHDLPEFFRVHGVEVVSSLPFYNASKTDRQRGDGVFEDSVRALKMLNAVGYGQEGSGLTLNLVYNPAGAFLPASQAGLERDFKRALLKDHGIVFNQLFAITNIPVSRYLDYLIESGNYAAYMEKLVSAFNPTAAAGVMCRNTISVGWDGQLYDCDFNQMLDLTVASPVRHIRGFDAVQLAERAVVVNQHCYGCTAGAGSSCGGTTA, from the coding sequence ATCAAGTCCCTGAAAGCCACCGGCAGCCAGCTTGCCGACCCGGCCTACCAGCTCACCGTGCTCCGGGCCGACCAGGCCGAAGGAGCTTTTCTGCCGCCGTTTCACCAGAAGCTGCGCGAGGCCAACCTGTTTCCGCTACGGCCGGTGGCCCCGGCGGTGCTGCAGGTGAACGTGGGTAAGATGTGCAACCAAGTCTGCAAGCACTGCCACGTGGACGCCGGGCCCGACCGCAAGGAAATCATGACCCGCGCCACCATGCAGCTCTGCCTGGATGCCCTGGCTCAGACCGACATTCCGACGGTGGACCTGACTGGTGGCGCGCCCGAGATGAACCCGGATTTTCGCTGGTTCGTGGAGCAGATTCACGCCCTGGGGCGCCACATCATCGTGCGCTGCAACCTTACCATCATCGTCGCCAACAAGAAGTACCACGACCTGCCGGAATTTTTCCGGGTGCACGGGGTAGAAGTTGTCAGCTCGCTGCCGTTCTACAACGCCAGCAAAACCGACCGGCAGCGCGGCGACGGAGTGTTCGAGGATTCGGTGCGGGCCCTGAAGATGCTTAACGCCGTGGGCTACGGGCAGGAAGGCAGCGGCCTCACTCTGAATCTGGTGTACAACCCTGCCGGGGCGTTTCTGCCGGCTTCGCAGGCCGGGCTGGAGCGGGACTTCAAGCGCGCCCTGCTCAAAGACCACGGCATCGTGTTCAACCAGCTGTTTGCCATCACCAACATCCCCGTCAGCCGCTACCTCGACTACCTGATTGAATCGGGCAACTACGCGGCGTACATGGAAAAGCTGGTTTCGGCCTTCAACCCTACTGCTGCGGCCGGCGTGATGTGCCGCAACACCATTTCGGTGGGCTGGGACGGGCAGCTCTACGACTGCGACTTCAACCAGATGCTCGACCTGACGGTAGCCAGCCCCGTGCGCCACATCCGGGGCTTCGACGCGGTCCAACTGGCCGAGCGGGCCGTGGTGGTAAACCAGCACTGCTATGGCTGTACAGCTGGAGCCGGCTCCAGCTGTGGCGGTACTACGGCTTAG
- a CDS encoding DUF547 domain-containing protein: protein MKRFPIPLLLAALVLSAGALTARPLPGAHRPAATAAPAVNAPIDHMAFDRLLKKHVNARGLVDYQGFRADKKAFNQYLAQLSKNPPAASWSKPEQMAYWINAYNAYTIRLILDHYPLQSIKDIGSKIQIPLVSTPWAARFFSIGGEKMSLDHIEHSILRKQYDDPRIHFALVCASISCPRLRNEAYTAAQLSQQLDDQGRNFLNDPAKNNVGRTTAQLSRYFDWYKADWERNGQSVVKWVNRYSKTQMNADAKVTYQDYNWNLNKQ from the coding sequence ATGAAACGATTCCCCATTCCCCTCCTGCTCGCGGCCCTGGTACTTTCGGCCGGCGCACTCACAGCCCGGCCCTTGCCTGGGGCCCACCGGCCGGCTGCTACCGCCGCCCCTGCCGTCAACGCGCCCATCGACCACATGGCTTTTGACCGGCTGCTAAAAAAGCACGTCAACGCCCGGGGCCTGGTCGATTACCAAGGCTTCAGGGCCGATAAAAAGGCATTCAACCAGTATTTGGCACAGCTGAGCAAGAACCCGCCTGCGGCTAGCTGGAGCAAGCCCGAGCAGATGGCTTACTGGATCAACGCTTACAACGCCTATACCATCCGGCTCATCCTCGACCATTACCCCCTGCAAAGCATCAAGGACATCGGCTCGAAAATTCAGATTCCTCTTGTGTCTACGCCCTGGGCGGCCCGGTTTTTCAGCATCGGGGGCGAGAAAATGAGCCTCGACCACATCGAGCACAGCATCCTGCGCAAGCAGTACGACGACCCGCGCATCCACTTCGCGCTGGTGTGCGCCTCCATTTCCTGCCCGCGTCTGCGCAACGAGGCTTATACCGCTGCCCAGCTCAGCCAGCAGCTCGACGACCAGGGCCGTAACTTCCTGAACGACCCGGCCAAAAACAACGTCGGCCGCACCACCGCCCAGCTTTCCCGCTACTTCGACTGGTACAAGGCCGACTGGGAAAGGAACGGGCAGTCGGTAGTCAAGTGGGTGAATCGCTACAGCAAAACCCAGATGAACGCCGATGCCAAGGTGACCTATCAGGACTACAACTGGAACCTGAACAAGCAGTAG